The proteins below come from a single Rosa rugosa chromosome 2, drRosRugo1.1, whole genome shotgun sequence genomic window:
- the LOC133732933 gene encoding putative germin-like protein 9-2, whose protein sequence is MASRTSTIKFFSLIICSLAIAEMAMAGDPDILSDFIAPPNRTVDGNFFTYTGMRVIFQEDPKNFTVLKATSAEFPALNGQSVSYAVLEFPSGTTNPPHTHPRSAELLFLVGGSLEVGFVDTKNNLFTQTLQVGDLFVFPKGLVHFQYNADSESPAIAISAFGSASAGTVSIPSTLFATNIDDNVLALSFKTDVSTIQKLKAGLAPKP, encoded by the coding sequence ATGGCCTCGAGAACTTCAACCATAAAATTCTTCTCACTAATAATCTGTTCTCTTGCAATCGCTGAAATGGCAATGGCCGGAGATCCAGATATTCTTAGTGACTTCATTGCGCCCCCAAATAGAACAGTAGATGGAAACTTCTTCACATACACCGGCATGCGTGTTATCTTTCAAGAAGATCCCAAAAACTTCACAGTTCTGAAGGCAACCTCCGCTGAGTTCCCTGCTCTTAATGGTCAGAGTGTTTCATATGCAGTACTTGAATTCCCTTCTGGCACTACTAACCCACCTCACACTCATCCTCGCTCTGCTGAGCTCCTCTTCCTTGTTGGCGGTTCCCTTGAAGTTGGCTTTGTCGACACAAAAAACAACCTCTTTACTCAGACTCTTCAGGTAGGTGACCTGTTTGTTTTTCCCAAGGGACTTGTACACTTCCAATACAATGCTGACTCAGAAAGCCCAGCTATAGCAATTTCTGCTTTTGGAAGTGCAAGTGCAGGAACTGTGTCAATTCCTTCCACTTTGTTCGCCACCAACATCGATGACAATGTCTTGGCTTTGTCCTTCAAGACTGACGTATCTACCATTCAAAAGCTTAAGGCTGGTCTCGCTCCCAAGCCATGA